The Kroppenstedtia pulmonis genome has a segment encoding these proteins:
- a CDS encoding DegV family protein: MAKVQVMTDSTADIPEELIEELNIAFIPLRVHMNGETYLDRVSIQPQEFYRKLEKVEEMPTTSQPSPLDFVEAYRKAVNNGATDIISIHLSSSFSGTYQSAVLAQSMVEEEFNVAVIDSKTASFAIGLIVVEVARAAKEGKSLQECIAIANQMIQEKRVFFLVDTLEYLQKGGRIGKAAALLGSLLNIKPILSIDPEGVIIPVDKVRGKRKANARILGLLKDAMPADRDLRAGILYTNNRDEAEKWADRLKENFLLDDSDIVYAEIGPVIGTHVGPGTLAVVMSPR; encoded by the coding sequence ATGGCAAAAGTTCAAGTAATGACTGATAGCACAGCAGATATACCTGAGGAATTAATCGAAGAACTGAACATTGCCTTTATTCCCCTCAGAGTGCACATGAATGGAGAAACCTACTTGGATCGCGTCTCCATTCAGCCACAGGAGTTTTATAGAAAGCTGGAAAAAGTCGAAGAAATGCCAACCACATCACAGCCTTCTCCTCTGGATTTTGTAGAAGCGTATCGGAAAGCGGTTAACAACGGCGCGACGGATATCATTTCGATACATTTGTCTTCTTCTTTCAGTGGTACTTATCAGTCTGCTGTATTAGCTCAGTCCATGGTGGAAGAGGAGTTCAATGTGGCTGTTATTGATTCTAAAACGGCTTCCTTTGCCATTGGTTTGATCGTGGTGGAAGTCGCTCGTGCAGCCAAGGAGGGGAAGTCTTTACAGGAATGTATCGCTATTGCGAATCAAATGATTCAGGAGAAGCGTGTCTTCTTCTTGGTAGACACCTTGGAATATCTGCAAAAGGGTGGACGAATCGGGAAAGCGGCGGCATTGTTGGGATCTTTGCTCAATATTAAACCGATCTTATCGATTGACCCTGAGGGTGTCATTATTCCTGTTGATAAAGTACGGGGTAAGAGAAAAGCCAACGCCCGTATCCTCGGACTGTTAAAGGATGCAATGCCGGCAGATCGTGATTTACGGGCGGGGATTTTATATACGAATAACCGGGATGAAGCGGAGAAATGGGCAGATCGTTTGAAAGAAAACTTTTTGTTGGACGATTCTGATATCGTTTATGCAGAAATTGGTCCGGTAATTGGTACCCATGTGGGGCCTGGAACTCTTGCTGTGGTTATGAGTCCTCGCTAG
- a CDS encoding DAK2 domain-containing protein has product MLVQQIDAQLFSHMIRMGAEKLHRNVDEVNALNVFPVPDGDTGTNMNLTLTSGLQEMEKKAASSTSVGDLAEALSKGLLMGARGNSGVILSQLFRGFGKAAAEKETLTARQFAEALQRGVDTAYKAVIKPVEGTVLTVSREAAEAGWNQSRQTDDAIVVMEAVLERARESLHKTPQLLPVLAQANVVDAGGHGLVLIYEGFLAALTGEEVSYAAEESSQYTAEQWETLGEMAHRQSAQAHFDPSSIEFGYCTEFILRLKPEQSDENPFDEEEFRREIGKFGDSLLVVADDDLVKVHIHAEYPGKTMTYAQQFGDLTRIKIENMREQHSTILKQEGSASAVDSEAIKTPEVQRKPYGIVAVAAGEGIADIFSSLGVDVVIQGGQTMNPSTEDILRSIEKIHADHVIVLPNNKNIIMTAEQVKDLLEVPVTVLPTRTIPQGLSALLSFNEGESPEVNQERMLESIAGVHSGEVTYAVRDSVYDGGSIKKGDFLGIEEGKILSVGEDLLATSQDLLEKMLAEEEADVVTIIYGQDVTDTQVKELKDYLEQNYPDVEYEVHDGGQPLYFFLFAVE; this is encoded by the coding sequence CTGTTGGTACAACAGATTGATGCACAACTGTTTTCACATATGATCCGGATGGGAGCCGAAAAACTCCACCGCAACGTGGATGAGGTTAATGCGTTAAATGTTTTTCCGGTACCGGATGGAGATACTGGAACGAATATGAACCTAACCTTGACATCCGGGTTGCAGGAGATGGAAAAGAAAGCGGCATCTTCTACTTCTGTGGGGGATTTGGCGGAAGCGCTTTCTAAAGGGTTGCTGATGGGAGCGCGAGGAAACTCTGGAGTCATATTATCCCAGCTTTTTCGGGGATTTGGCAAGGCGGCTGCAGAGAAGGAAACCTTAACGGCCCGTCAGTTTGCCGAGGCTTTGCAACGGGGTGTAGATACTGCTTATAAAGCAGTGATCAAACCGGTGGAAGGTACTGTTCTGACCGTTTCCAGAGAAGCGGCGGAGGCGGGTTGGAATCAGTCCCGTCAGACGGATGATGCCATCGTTGTCATGGAAGCCGTGTTGGAACGTGCCCGAGAATCCTTACATAAGACCCCCCAGTTACTCCCTGTACTGGCCCAAGCCAATGTTGTTGATGCAGGCGGACATGGTTTGGTTTTGATTTACGAAGGATTTTTGGCGGCCTTGACTGGTGAGGAAGTCTCCTACGCCGCAGAAGAAAGTTCTCAGTACACAGCTGAACAATGGGAGACTTTGGGGGAAATGGCCCATCGTCAGAGTGCCCAGGCACACTTTGATCCTTCTTCCATCGAATTTGGGTATTGTACGGAGTTCATCCTCCGCCTCAAACCTGAACAGAGTGATGAGAATCCCTTTGATGAAGAAGAGTTTCGCCGGGAAATCGGGAAGTTCGGGGATTCCTTGTTGGTCGTAGCGGATGATGATTTGGTCAAGGTGCACATCCATGCTGAATATCCTGGCAAAACGATGACTTATGCCCAACAGTTCGGAGACCTGACCAGGATCAAGATCGAAAATATGAGGGAACAGCATTCCACCATTTTGAAACAGGAAGGTTCGGCTTCAGCGGTTGATTCTGAAGCTATAAAGACACCGGAAGTTCAAAGGAAGCCCTATGGGATTGTAGCGGTGGCGGCTGGGGAAGGCATTGCCGACATTTTTTCCAGTCTGGGTGTAGATGTGGTGATTCAGGGCGGGCAAACCATGAATCCAAGCACGGAAGATATCCTTCGTTCCATTGAGAAGATTCATGCTGATCATGTGATTGTTTTGCCTAATAATAAAAACATCATTATGACCGCTGAACAAGTCAAGGATTTGCTTGAGGTACCGGTGACAGTTCTGCCAACCCGGACGATTCCCCAAGGTTTGTCGGCACTTCTGTCCTTCAATGAAGGAGAGTCACCTGAGGTAAACCAGGAGCGGATGTTGGAAAGCATCGCCGGCGTTCATTCGGGAGAAGTAACTTATGCTGTGCGGGATTCCGTGTATGACGGCGGTTCGATCAAGAAAGGTGACTTCCTGGGGATTGAGGAAGGGAAGATTCTGTCTGTCGGCGAAGATCTTTTAGCCACATCTCAGGATTTGTTGGAAAAGATGTTGGCGGAAGAAGAAGCCGATGTGGTCACTATCATTTATGGACAAGATGTGACCGATACCCAGGTAAAAGAGCTGAAGGACTACCTGGAACAAAACTATCCCGATGTGGAGTACGAAGTGCATGACGGAGGCCAGCCTCTATACTTTTTCCTGTTTGCAGTTGAATAA
- a CDS encoding Asp23/Gls24 family envelope stress response protein, whose product MTLDVSTNYGQVEVSNEVIATIAGVAAMDCYGLVGMASRSQLKDGIAELLGRENWSKGIEVKNVEDDMEIDMYIVVGYGTKISEVAHNVQSKVKYTLDQMVGLKVNRVNIYVQGVRLVSEE is encoded by the coding sequence ATGACATTGGATGTTTCCACAAATTACGGTCAGGTTGAGGTTTCCAATGAGGTGATTGCCACCATCGCCGGAGTGGCGGCCATGGATTGTTACGGTTTGGTGGGTATGGCCTCACGGAGCCAGTTGAAAGACGGGATTGCGGAATTACTGGGGCGTGAAAATTGGAGTAAAGGAATTGAAGTGAAGAACGTTGAGGATGATATGGAGATCGACATGTACATTGTTGTCGGTTATGGAACCAAGATTTCTGAAGTAGCTCACAATGTACAGTCCAAGGTGAAATATACCCTGGATCAAATGGTGGGTTTGAAAGTGAATCGAGTCAATATCTATGTTCAAGGCGTTCGGCTGGTGAGCGAAGAGTAA
- the rpmB gene encoding 50S ribosomal protein L28: MARRCYITGKSGHAGNKVSHSQRKTRRKWGANVQKVRILVDGKPKRVYVSTKALKSGKVTRV; this comes from the coding sequence ATGGCACGTCGTTGCTATATTACCGGAAAATCCGGCCACGCCGGAAACAAAGTAAGCCACTCCCAACGAAAAACCCGTCGCAAATGGGGAGCCAACGTCCAAAAAGTCCGTATCTTGGTAGACGGAAAACCGAAACGGGTCTATGTCAGTACTAAAGCTCTGAAATCTGGCAAAGTGACACGCGTCTGA
- the spoVM gene encoding stage V sporulation protein SpoVM has translation MKFYTIKLPKFLGGMVKALLGVFNKQK, from the coding sequence GTGAAATTTTACACCATCAAACTCCCAAAGTTCCTTGGCGGGATGGTAAAAGCCCTACTGGGTGTGTTTAATAAACAAAAGTAG
- a CDS encoding thiamine diphosphokinase — translation MKKNRIVVVAGGEISPSDLKQLTQWDRIFGVDGGILTLLKHGLTPDCAVGDFDTAGPDTLSFLKSREIPVENLPVAKDMTDTQFALEKALHEQPKEILILGALGGARFDHALANLFLLEKAAAAGVPCTLLHRNNRIRLLTGGEGEMVLQSRGYQYISLLALTERVEGVTLTGFRYPLQNAVLTRSNPLGISNELLTKAARIQIQSGKLLIMESRDEPSQ, via the coding sequence ATGAAGAAAAACCGAATCGTGGTGGTAGCCGGGGGAGAAATCTCTCCTAGTGATTTGAAACAACTGACACAATGGGACCGAATATTTGGTGTGGATGGTGGGATTTTAACCCTTTTAAAGCATGGTCTTACTCCTGACTGTGCTGTGGGGGATTTCGATACAGCAGGGCCAGATACCCTGTCATTCCTGAAATCCCGGGAGATTCCCGTTGAAAATTTACCGGTAGCCAAGGATATGACGGATACTCAGTTTGCGTTGGAAAAAGCTTTACATGAACAGCCGAAAGAAATTTTGATTCTGGGAGCTTTGGGAGGAGCCCGGTTTGATCATGCCTTGGCTAATCTCTTTTTACTGGAAAAAGCGGCTGCCGCCGGGGTTCCCTGTACGCTTCTTCATCGAAATAATCGCATTCGGTTGTTGACAGGAGGGGAAGGAGAAATGGTATTGCAGTCAAGGGGATATCAGTACATCTCCTTGTTGGCATTGACGGAGCGGGTGGAAGGGGTTACTCTTACAGGATTTCGTTACCCGTTACAAAATGCAGTCTTAACACGGAGTAACCCCCTGGGAATCAGTAATGAACTGCTGACAAAGGCGGCCCGGATACAGATCCAGTCTGGTAAGTTATTGATTATGGAAAGCCGGGATGAACCATCACAGTGA
- the thiT gene encoding energy-coupled thiamine transporter ThiT, giving the protein MERQRLKIMMEIAVMAGVGGILSTITPFRLWAYGGSVSLAMVPIVIIAFRRGLVAGVTSGLLVGLINFLMNPTITHPIQVVLDYPVAYAALGMAGIVTITDQTENKVKITNMAWAIALGGFLRLTAHFISGVVWFGAYAPEAFSPVLYSFLYNISYIFPDVLISILVMAVLIVKAPHLVMVRR; this is encoded by the coding sequence ATGGAAAGACAACGCTTGAAAATCATGATGGAAATCGCTGTCATGGCAGGGGTCGGGGGAATATTAAGTACCATCACACCCTTTCGATTGTGGGCTTACGGCGGTTCCGTCAGTCTGGCGATGGTACCCATTGTTATCATAGCTTTTCGCCGGGGATTGGTTGCAGGTGTAACCAGCGGTCTCTTGGTAGGATTGATCAATTTCCTAATGAATCCCACAATCACACACCCGATTCAGGTGGTGTTGGATTATCCGGTAGCTTATGCCGCATTGGGGATGGCGGGGATCGTTACCATAACCGATCAGACGGAAAACAAGGTGAAGATCACCAACATGGCATGGGCGATAGCCTTAGGAGGCTTTTTACGCCTGACAGCTCATTTTATTTCAGGTGTTGTCTGGTTCGGTGCCTATGCCCCGGAAGCTTTTTCTCCCGTTCTTTATTCGTTTCTTTACAATATATCCTATATTTTCCCGGATGTACTTATCTCCATTCTGGTAATGGCCGTCTTAATCGTTAAAGCTCCCCATCTGGTCATGGTCCGCCGATGA
- the rpe gene encoding ribulose-phosphate 3-epimerase, with translation MVKIAPSILSADFSRLGEEVAEVEQGGADWIHIDVMDGHFVPNITIGPLIVEAVRPCTTLPLDVHLMIENPDRYIPAFVESGADWITVHQEACPHLHRTVHLIKERGVKAGVVLNPATPTSCLESILPDLDMVLLMSVNPGFGGQAFIPGVLDKIRQVREMAERVCPDLEIQVDGGINSETAALTVAQGASVLVAGSAIFGKEDRRQAIEQIRQGAKKGKRGSL, from the coding sequence ATGGTTAAAATTGCACCCTCTATTTTATCTGCTGACTTTTCCCGGTTGGGAGAGGAAGTGGCAGAGGTGGAACAGGGAGGAGCCGATTGGATTCATATTGATGTAATGGACGGACATTTCGTTCCCAATATCACCATCGGTCCATTAATTGTGGAGGCGGTTCGGCCTTGTACGACTCTACCTTTGGATGTTCATCTTATGATTGAAAATCCGGATCGGTATATTCCCGCTTTTGTGGAAAGTGGAGCAGACTGGATTACCGTACATCAAGAGGCATGTCCTCATTTACACCGTACCGTTCATCTGATCAAGGAACGGGGCGTTAAGGCGGGTGTGGTGCTTAATCCGGCAACACCGACAAGTTGTTTGGAATCGATTCTGCCGGATTTGGACATGGTGCTGTTGATGTCGGTCAACCCCGGTTTTGGCGGACAAGCTTTTATCCCTGGTGTATTGGATAAAATCCGTCAAGTACGGGAAATGGCAGAGAGAGTTTGTCCGGATTTGGAAATCCAAGTGGATGGAGGCATTAATTCGGAAACCGCCGCCTTGACAGTGGCCCAGGGAGCATCGGTGCTTGTGGCGGGATCAGCGATTTTTGGCAAAGAAGATCGTCGCCAGGCCATAGAACAGATCCGTCAGGGTGCAAAAAAGGGGAAGAGGGGATCACTGTAA
- the rsgA gene encoding ribosome small subunit-dependent GTPase A: protein MPEGQIIRAVSGFYYVRTEEGDIQCRARGVFKKKKWTPLVGDWVEFESTGPGEGVVTHLHPRKTELLRPPMANVSQAVVVASLENPAFQQELVDRFLVHAEEEGLRVLICLTKWDLVKDDEEVARIQRIYESVGYSVLTTSIRTGEGIEKLKEELSGRLSVLAGQSGVGKSSLLNAIHPGFQLQTGEVSRKLGRGRHTTRHVEILDLPSGGKVADTPGFSQLAFRDMEPADLGTCFPEIRLRLPECRFRGCLHLKEPHCQVRVAVEQGEINRDRYRHYLNFLQEIHEQRRY, encoded by the coding sequence ATGCCGGAAGGGCAAATCATACGAGCTGTCAGTGGATTTTACTATGTGCGGACTGAAGAAGGCGATATTCAGTGTCGGGCCCGGGGTGTATTCAAAAAAAAGAAATGGACTCCCTTGGTGGGAGACTGGGTTGAGTTTGAATCAACGGGACCGGGGGAAGGAGTGGTGACTCACCTTCATCCCAGGAAGACAGAGCTGCTCCGTCCTCCCATGGCAAATGTGAGTCAGGCGGTGGTAGTCGCTTCTCTGGAGAACCCTGCTTTTCAGCAGGAATTGGTAGATCGGTTTCTGGTTCATGCTGAAGAAGAAGGCTTACGGGTGTTGATCTGTCTTACCAAGTGGGACTTGGTGAAAGATGATGAGGAAGTGGCTCGAATTCAGAGGATCTATGAGTCTGTGGGTTATTCGGTGCTGACAACCAGTATCCGAACAGGGGAAGGGATCGAAAAGTTGAAGGAGGAACTGTCGGGACGATTGTCTGTACTGGCGGGACAATCCGGTGTGGGCAAATCTTCACTTTTAAACGCGATTCACCCCGGTTTTCAGCTACAGACCGGAGAAGTGAGCCGCAAATTGGGACGGGGGCGACATACAACCCGACATGTGGAGATACTGGATCTTCCTTCCGGAGGGAAAGTGGCGGATACACCGGGATTTAGTCAGCTTGCTTTTCGGGATATGGAGCCTGCGGATTTGGGAACCTGCTTTCCTGAGATTCGTCTTCGGTTGCCGGAATGTCGCTTTCGGGGATGTTTGCACCTCAAGGAACCACACTGTCAAGTACGGGTGGCAGTAGAACAAGGGGAGATCAACCGGGATCGTTATCGTCATTACTTAAATTTCTTACAGGAAATCCATGAACAACGGAGGTATTAA
- the pknB gene encoding Stk1 family PASTA domain-containing Ser/Thr kinase, with protein sequence MEGRKLGDRYEVISRLGGGGMAVVYKARDVLLNRFVAIKVLNESLSNDSEFVRRFSREAQAAASLSHPNVVGVYDVGQENHTHYIVMEVVEGPTLKEYIQQYSPLTSEEIVSIASQICDALAHAHENQIVHRDIKPHNILLGYNGRAKVTDFGIARATSSSTITQAGSVMGSVHYFSPEQARGGLIGEKSDIYSLGIVLYEMVTGELPFDGDSAISIAMMHLQDPVRDPSQLNANVPEKIHDIILKALEKNPDDRYASVLDMKQDIDSVFNYDRMDEPKLRTGREDADTKRIPVMNSGGDQAAAAEPRKGKSGPIPVGDKTMANLERLRRVPADKDKTVLERTVVWLENAQANMPWWQKLLFVLFTLGVIFSLAVFTFDSLMGWMGKGSAEVPDLIGKTREAAVEELEDNNLAVGKVEEVSSDEKEGVVVEQSIKPGTQLDDGDKVNLKISSGKKESGGKDDDDADMVEVRNMSGLYETKINQLQGEWGYNVEIIYWPGSGNRGQAFASDPAPGEKVKKGDTVKVWINSQKGRGAIPPP encoded by the coding sequence GTGGAAGGCAGGAAATTAGGCGACCGCTATGAAGTGATTAGTCGTCTCGGCGGCGGTGGCATGGCGGTCGTGTATAAAGCGAGGGATGTTCTGCTCAACCGCTTTGTTGCGATCAAGGTACTGAATGAGTCCTTGAGCAACGATTCGGAGTTTGTCCGACGGTTCAGCCGGGAAGCCCAAGCTGCCGCAAGTCTGTCCCACCCCAACGTGGTAGGGGTTTATGATGTGGGACAGGAAAATCATACCCATTATATTGTGATGGAAGTGGTTGAAGGGCCGACGTTGAAGGAATACATTCAACAATACAGTCCATTGACGTCAGAAGAAATCGTGTCCATAGCATCTCAAATTTGTGATGCCTTGGCACACGCCCATGAAAATCAGATTGTTCACCGGGATATCAAACCCCACAACATTTTGCTGGGATATAACGGACGGGCCAAAGTGACGGATTTCGGTATCGCCCGGGCAACCAGTTCCTCCACGATCACTCAAGCAGGTTCCGTGATGGGTTCCGTTCATTACTTTTCACCGGAACAGGCCCGAGGCGGTCTGATCGGAGAGAAATCGGACATCTACTCCCTGGGAATTGTCCTGTATGAGATGGTGACAGGGGAACTTCCCTTTGACGGAGATTCAGCTATCAGCATTGCCATGATGCACCTTCAGGATCCGGTACGGGATCCTTCCCAGCTGAATGCCAATGTTCCGGAAAAGATCCATGACATCATTTTGAAAGCCTTGGAGAAAAACCCGGATGACCGCTATGCATCCGTCTTGGATATGAAACAGGATATTGATTCGGTTTTCAATTATGATCGGATGGATGAACCGAAACTTCGGACCGGGCGGGAGGATGCCGACACCAAACGGATTCCCGTCATGAACTCCGGAGGGGATCAGGCTGCCGCAGCAGAGCCCCGGAAAGGAAAGTCCGGGCCAATTCCGGTGGGAGATAAGACCATGGCCAATCTGGAACGGTTGCGCCGGGTTCCTGCGGACAAAGATAAAACGGTACTGGAACGGACAGTTGTTTGGCTGGAAAATGCCCAAGCCAATATGCCCTGGTGGCAAAAACTTCTTTTTGTTCTGTTTACTCTTGGTGTCATCTTTTCCTTGGCTGTCTTTACTTTTGATTCCTTGATGGGCTGGATGGGCAAAGGATCGGCTGAAGTGCCGGATCTGATCGGAAAGACCCGGGAGGCCGCCGTTGAGGAATTGGAAGACAACAACCTGGCGGTCGGTAAAGTGGAAGAGGTCTCCAGTGATGAGAAGGAGGGCGTCGTTGTCGAACAGAGCATCAAACCGGGAACGCAATTGGATGACGGGGATAAGGTGAACCTGAAAATCAGTTCCGGTAAAAAGGAGTCCGGGGGAAAAGACGATGACGACGCGGATATGGTGGAAGTAAGAAATATGTCCGGATTATATGAAACCAAAATTAATCAATTGCAAGGCGAGTGGGGTTATAATGTAGAGATTATTTACTGGCCTGGCTCCGGTAACAGAGGTCAAGCATTTGCTTCTGATCCCGCACCTGGTGAGAAAGTGAAGAAGGGCGATACCGTCAAAGTTTGGATCAACAGCCAGAAAGGCCGGGGTGCGATACCTCCGCCGTAA
- a CDS encoding Stp1/IreP family PP2C-type Ser/Thr phosphatase, producing the protein MEQAWQTHKGRVRDYNEDSVGLFQTDYGVTVAVVADGMGGHQAGDVASQSAVQVVKRKLRSLTPQMGTEERRKRSLEAATKANQEVYHMATDNKGYKGMGTTLITAILDEEEVVLSHIGDSRAYLLHDDGLYQLTEDHSLVNVLQKHGEITEEEAKVHPQRNVIMRAVGTSEEVEADIIVTPWYPGDILLLCSDGLYNMAEVDTIGTILTTPGLTVAQQSEQLIQAALDGGGTDNISVILVKHTGTDRI; encoded by the coding sequence ATGGAGCAAGCATGGCAAACCCATAAAGGGCGGGTGCGGGACTACAACGAAGACAGCGTCGGTCTGTTTCAAACCGACTACGGGGTTACTGTTGCCGTAGTTGCGGATGGAATGGGCGGGCACCAAGCCGGGGATGTAGCCAGCCAGTCCGCTGTACAAGTGGTCAAGAGAAAGCTCCGGTCTCTGACACCCCAGATGGGTACGGAAGAGCGTCGGAAGCGGTCCTTGGAGGCGGCAACGAAAGCCAACCAGGAAGTTTATCACATGGCTACTGATAACAAAGGATACAAAGGAATGGGAACCACGCTGATCACAGCCATACTGGACGAGGAAGAAGTCGTCTTGTCCCATATTGGAGACAGCAGGGCCTATTTGTTGCATGATGATGGCTTGTATCAGCTGACTGAAGACCATTCCCTGGTTAACGTATTGCAAAAGCATGGAGAAATTACTGAAGAAGAAGCAAAGGTTCATCCTCAACGCAATGTGATCATGCGAGCCGTTGGAACCAGTGAAGAGGTGGAAGCTGATATCATTGTGACCCCTTGGTATCCAGGAGATATTCTGCTTCTCTGTTCAGACGGTTTGTATAATATGGCGGAGGTGGACACGATCGGCACCATTTTGACTACACCCGGCCTCACTGTTGCCCAGCAGTCGGAACAGCTGATTCAGGCAGCTCTGGACGGGGGCGGAACCGATAATATTTCCGTCATTTTAGTGAAACATACGGGAACTGATCGGATATAA
- a CDS encoding metal-sensitive transcriptional regulator has product MNYNDDVKKRLRRVEGQIRGVLRMMEEEKDCKEVVSQLSAVRSAVDRAMAFIVSTNLEHCLRQELKEGEDADTEKLVQEAMTLLVKSR; this is encoded by the coding sequence ATGAACTATAACGATGATGTGAAAAAAAGGCTTCGTCGTGTGGAAGGACAAATCCGGGGAGTCCTGCGAATGATGGAAGAAGAGAAGGACTGTAAGGAAGTTGTCTCCCAATTAAGTGCTGTCCGTTCCGCTGTTGACCGGGCCATGGCTTTTATTGTCAGTACCAACTTGGAACACTGTCTGCGTCAGGAACTCAAAGAAGGAGAGGATGCCGATACGGAAAAACTGGTTCAGGAAGCCATGACTCTCCTTGTCAAATCTCGTTAA
- a CDS encoding MBL fold metallo-hydrolase: MLLKYFYDEQLAHASYLVGCQESGEAIVVDPGRDVEPYLRIAKTEGLNIVAAAETHIHADYLSGSMELAMGVHATLYLSDEGDEASTYQFGNRINTVLLKDGDEISVGGIRLQAMHTPGHTPEHLTFLLTDGKTSQPMGAFTGDFIFAGDIGRPDLLEKAVGISGSSEAGARQMFRSLKRFQSLPDYLQIWPAHGAGSACGKSPGAVPSSTVGYEKRVNWAFQESNEEKFIEKLLEGQPEPPAYFATMKKWNREGPPLLKEQPKPKPCTLSKNEVASIRRQGGMVIDTRSADSFAAGHIFGTINIPFDRSFLQWAGWLINYENPLYLIADAQRVEEIRRQLQSIGIDQILGWMDPLYLHKMMREDSPLQSYRQMTPEAIADSLRRGEVSVIDVRSLSEWKEGHIPEARHIMLGYLQQHIHEIPQDKPILLHCRSGKRSAIAASLLQAAGISDVINLTGGFDRWVKEGYPHTLNQPTDPKR, from the coding sequence ATGTTGCTTAAGTATTTTTACGATGAACAGTTGGCTCATGCTTCCTATCTGGTCGGTTGCCAAGAATCCGGTGAAGCGATCGTGGTGGACCCTGGTCGGGACGTGGAACCATACCTCCGTATCGCTAAAACGGAAGGTCTAAATATCGTTGCCGCGGCGGAAACTCATATTCATGCAGATTATCTCTCCGGTAGCATGGAACTGGCAATGGGCGTCCATGCCACCCTTTATCTTTCTGATGAAGGAGATGAAGCCTCCACTTATCAGTTTGGAAATCGAATCAACACGGTTTTGTTAAAAGACGGAGATGAGATCTCTGTGGGAGGAATCCGATTACAGGCCATGCATACTCCCGGTCACACTCCTGAACATCTTACCTTTTTGCTGACAGACGGAAAAACCTCTCAACCCATGGGAGCTTTCACTGGGGATTTCATATTTGCCGGAGACATCGGACGACCTGACCTTTTGGAAAAAGCCGTGGGCATCTCCGGTTCCTCAGAAGCCGGTGCCCGGCAAATGTTTCGATCTCTTAAACGTTTCCAGTCTCTGCCGGACTATCTTCAGATATGGCCCGCTCACGGTGCAGGAAGTGCCTGCGGCAAATCACCTGGAGCCGTTCCTTCTTCCACAGTAGGATATGAAAAGCGGGTAAACTGGGCTTTTCAGGAATCCAATGAAGAGAAATTTATAGAAAAACTGTTGGAAGGGCAACCGGAACCTCCTGCTTACTTTGCCACCATGAAGAAATGGAACCGGGAGGGTCCACCATTGCTGAAGGAACAACCGAAACCGAAACCCTGCACCCTATCGAAAAATGAAGTTGCTTCCATTCGACGGCAAGGAGGGATGGTCATCGATACACGCTCCGCTGATTCCTTTGCCGCTGGACACATCTTTGGAACAATCAATATTCCCTTTGACCGCTCCTTTTTGCAATGGGCCGGGTGGTTAATCAATTATGAGAATCCTCTTTACCTGATCGCTGATGCTCAACGGGTGGAAGAAATTCGACGACAGCTGCAAAGTATTGGGATTGATCAAATCCTCGGTTGGATGGACCCCCTCTATCTTCATAAAATGATGCGAGAAGATTCCCCTCTGCAATCTTATCGGCAAATGACTCCCGAAGCCATCGCTGATTCCCTTCGCCGGGGAGAAGTATCTGTCATCGATGTACGAAGCCTTTCCGAATGGAAGGAAGGTCATATTCCCGAAGCCAGACATATCATGTTGGGTTACTTGCAACAGCACATTCATGAAATTCCGCAAGATAAACCGATTTTATTGCATTGCAGGTCTGGAAAGCGATCTGCCATCGCCGCCAGCCTGTTACAAGCCGCAGGCATTTCCGATGTAATCAATTTAACGGGGGGCTTTGATCGTTGGGTTAAAGAAGGGTACCCACACACTCTCAATCAACCAACTGATCCGAAAAGATAA